In Blautia sp. SC05B48, a single genomic region encodes these proteins:
- a CDS encoding HAD family hydrolase, with protein MMTKTIIFDYDGTIHHTIGIYEPAFRETYQWLTEQKAAEEREIGSAEIAGWLGFNSKEMWNTFLPELDQSYKEQASRMVGELMVRQIRKHKAVWYPGAEEMLTALKNRGYHLVILSNCKASYREAHWKEFGMERWFDHFYDCESYGFRPKTEIVQEIIREYTGPYLVVGDRRQDLECARACKSPFIGCLYGYGESGELNGADRLAEHIEDIPQLVI; from the coding sequence ATGATGACAAAAACAATCATATTCGATTATGATGGAACGATCCATCATACCATTGGAATCTATGAACCGGCATTTCGTGAAACCTATCAGTGGCTGACAGAACAGAAGGCTGCAGAAGAACGGGAGATAGGCTCGGCGGAAATTGCCGGCTGGCTGGGATTTAACAGTAAGGAGATGTGGAATACATTTTTGCCGGAGCTGGATCAGAGCTATAAAGAGCAGGCGAGCAGGATGGTAGGAGAACTGATGGTCAGACAGATCAGGAAGCATAAGGCAGTGTGGTATCCGGGAGCAGAGGAGATGCTTACAGCCTTGAAGAACCGGGGATATCATCTTGTGATCTTAAGTAACTGTAAAGCTTCCTATCGTGAGGCGCACTGGAAGGAATTTGGGATGGAACGATGGTTCGATCATTTTTATGACTGCGAATCGTATGGATTCCGTCCAAAGACAGAAATTGTGCAGGAAATCATCCGGGAATATACAGGCCCTTATCTGGTGGTCGGAGACAGGAGGCAGGATCTGGAATGTGCCAGAGCCTGCAAAAGCCCATTTATAGGATGCCTGTATGGATATGGTGAGAGCGGGGAGCTGAACGGAGCAGATCGTCTTGCAGAACATATAGAGGATATACCACAGTTGGTGATATGA